One genomic window of Gavia stellata isolate bGavSte3 chromosome 7, bGavSte3.hap2, whole genome shotgun sequence includes the following:
- the LOC104253437 gene encoding cytosolic phospholipase A2 epsilon: MASAHVERYCMQEFLQQPGLSQEALATVEPNTQVLFAAPAFNAAAILMASTSAFSQHSSSKSSSLENEERKWVMHYVAPSDVDAKQEEMSPYSLLTVRIIKLRNAHQADFLSQSDCYVSLWLPTASDEKFHTKTIKNCRNPVWNETFYFRIQRQVKNILEITVSDDDIIHDDNHAIVLFDVAKIPLGERVFTAFPLNSQRREELEVEFVLETIRGPPETIITNGAIVCREVACLEVHLDSRMKKKHFSENELTFTVRGSFEETQRVSVGCDSRSPLPDPTFFHYAKYKQPSLDVVLTKKRRLPTFCACVSCGARRSRGIPLTLPLKSLPSEREVVGEHRNFDLHFKVKKCQEDLDVRLGFDLCAQEQDFIRKRKKVVAAALKNILQLEEDLQDNEVPVVAIMTTGGGTRALTAMYAHLLSVQELNVLDCVSYITGLSGTTWTMSNLYEDPDWSQKDLKETLNDARKHVLKNKFFTCFAPDRLKYYLTELCQREEEGHQICFTDLWGLIIETMLHEKEDSHKLTDQQQALNQGQNPLPIYLSLNVKDKISDQDFREWVEFTPYEVGFPKYGAFIRAEDFGSEFFMGRLMKKIPESRICFLEGIWSSVFSLNLMDAWYISVHSEDFWHKWTRDKITDIDDETLFPARPNELDTRVVCPTDSFSDIFRDVAMLRPAASEIHNFLKGLQMNNNYLESEFSKWKDCELDSQPNHLTAATDYLILIDTAFAFATSYPPLMRPERKVDVILHFNYSSGSQTGPLKEASKYFAKQGIPFPTKVPDDHETPHLKECYIVGDKESPETPIVVFFPLVNDTFRDYKAPGVKRTPSEMAEGDVDVANTCGPYYINNLSYSEEDFDKLVNLSYYNIQNNKDLILQALRTAVERKKQHKKEEPLQKPPSGVGMCVPDREGTQHLADCPALWNMK, encoded by the exons caggaaGAAATGTCACCTTACTCCCTGCTCACTGTAAGAATCATAAAGTTGAGAAATGCTCATCAGGCAGATTTTT TAAGCCAATCTGATTGCTACGTGAGCCTCTGGTTGCCAACTGCTTCAGATGAAAAATTCCACACCAAAACCatcaaaaactgcagaaatccCGTATGGAATGAAACTTTCTACTTCCGGATACAGAGACAAGTCAAG aaTATTCTGGAAATTACTGTTTCTGATGATGACATCATTCATGATGATAACCATGCAATTGTGCTTTTTGATGTAGCTAAAATTCCCCTTGGGGAAAGAGTGTTTACAGCATTCCCACTAAATTCACAG aggaGGGAGGAGCTGGAAGTTGAGTTTGTATTGGAGACCAT CCGGGGTCCTCCAGAAACCATCATCACAAATGGGGCAATAGTg TGTCGTGAAGTAGCCTGCTTGGAAGTTCACTTGGACAGCAGGatgaaaaagaagcatttttcag AGAATGAGCTAACATTTACAGTGAGAGGATCCTTTGAAGAAACCCAGAGAGTTTCAGTGGGCTGTGACTCCCGCTCCCCTCTCCCAGATCCCACTTTCTTCCACTATGCCAAATACAAGCAACCCTCCCTGGATGTTGTGCTCACAAAGAAGAGGAGGCTTCCCACCTTT TGTGCTTGTGTGTCGTGCGGAGCAAGAAGGAGCAGAGGCATCCCCCTGACTCTCCCTCTGAAGTCACTCCCCTCCGAGCGGGAAGTAGTTGGCGAG cacagaaatttTGATTTGCACTTCAAGGTGAAAAAATG CCAGGAAGACCTAGACGTACGCCTGGGGTTTGACCTGTGTGCCCAGGAACAGGATTTCATTCGCAAGAGGAAGAAGGTGGTTGCAGCCGCTCTGAAGAACATTCTCCAGCTGGAGGAGGACTTGCAGGACAATGAG GTACCTGTGGTGGCAATCATGACAACGGGTGGTGGAACCAGAGCCCTGACGGCCATGTATGCCCACCTCCTCAGTGTGCAGGAACTGAATGTCTTGGACTGTGTCTCATACATCACTGGTTTATCTGGCACAACATG gacCATGTCAAACTTGTATGAAGATCCTGACTGGTCCCAGAAGGATCTTAAGGAAACACTCAATGATGCCCGAAAGCATGTGCTCAAAAATAAGTTCTTTACTTGTTTTGCCCCCGATCGTCTGAAATACTATTTGACAGAGTTGTgccagagggaagaggaaggacatCAGATATGTTTCACGGATCTATGGGGACTCATCATTGAAACCATGTTACATGAAAAG GAGGACTCCCATAAGCTCACAGATCAGCAGCAGGCACTAAATCAGGGTCAGAATCCCCTGCCCATCTACCTCTCTCTCAATGTGAAGGATAAAATCAGCGACCAGGATTTTAGAG aatggGTGGAATTCACCCCTTACGAGGTGGGATTCCCGAAATATGGCGCCTTCATTCGTGCAGAAGATTTTGGTAGTGAGTTCTTCATGGGTCGCCTGATGAAGAAAATCCCAGAATCCAGAATCTGCTTTTTGGAAG GGATCTGGAGCAGTGTGTTTTCCTTGAATCTTATGGATGCTTGGTATATATCTGTTCATTCAGAAGACTTCTGGCACAAATGGACCCGAGACAAAATTACAGACATAG ATGATGAAACCCTATTTCCTGCAAGACCAAATGAGCTGGATACTCGAGTGGTTTGTCCCACTGACAGCTTTTCAGACATTTTCCGAGATGTTGCCATGTTACGTCCAGCAGCTTCAGAAATCCATAACTTCCTGAAGGGCCTCCAGATGAACAACAACTACCTAGAGAGCGAGTTTTCCAAATGGAAAG ACTGCGAGCTTGACTCTCAGCCCAACCACTTGACAGCAGCAACAGACTACCTCATCCTGATTGATACGGCATTTGCCTTTGCTACCAGTTACCCACCCCTTATGAGGCCGGAAAGGAAAGTGGATGTCATTTTGCATTTCAACTACAGTTCAGGTTCCCAGACAGGG CCCCTGAAAGAAGCCTCTAAATACTTTGCAAAACAGGGAATTCCTTTCCCTACAAAGGTGCCAGATGATCACGAAACCCCACATCTGAAGGAATGCTACATTGTTGGTGACAAGGAGAGCCCAGAAACGCCTATTGTGGTATTTTTCCCTCTAGTAAATGACACCTTCAGGGACTACAAAGCACCTG GTGTGAAACGTACTCCCTCAGAGATGGCAGAGGGTGATGTTGATGTTGCCAATACCTGTGGTCCATATTACATAAACAATCTGAGTTATTCAGAGGAAGATTTTGACAAACTGGTGAACCTAAGCTACTACAACATCCAGAACAATAAAGACTTGATTCTTCAGGCCTTGCGTACTGCTGTGGAGCGGAAAAAGCAGCATAAGAAAGAAGAACCACTGCAAAAACCACCCAGTGGGGTTGGTATGTGTGTGCCTGATAGAGAGGGAACCCAGCATTTGGCTGACTGCCCAgcactatggaatatgaaataA